One genomic segment of Methanobacterium spitsbergense includes these proteins:
- a CDS encoding MDR family MFS transporter yields the protein MNYKSQYDLTKDQINMIMAGLMVGLLVAAFDYSIMAIAMPKVINSLHGMEYYVWPFTSYMLSSTIAIILFGKLSDIYGRKHILIAGIITFVITSVMCGFATNMFQLILFRGLQGIGGGILISLPFIVVGEIFSPRERAKYMGILASVFGLADVLGPIIGGVITDSFGWRWVFFINVPVGIAAVTMILYSLPNFKLPDVKKIIDYSGIITFTLALSTIFFAITLAGDINKYPLDEMAVLIVFSIFMFALFVLAEKKAVEPILPLNLFKNSIFNVSSLESFIASALMFSGIIYVPLFAQGVLGMSATNSGLIMIPMFLSLTITSIITGQIISKTGKYKNLVIVEFVITGIGVILLATMNVNTPYYLLLAYSTVLGIGSGMAYNIFNVAVQNAFALREIGIVTASMRFFRNVGTIVSVPIFGYIMNFTLGSSNAVTLSKTQALVLSIQNIFIVAILLSFVGLVVAFFLKEIPLGENMLMTQEEVSEGQLEKAK from the coding sequence AATATTATGTATGGCCATTTACATCTTATATGTTGTCTTCAACCATCGCAATAATCCTTTTTGGTAAATTATCGGATATTTACGGTAGGAAACATATTTTGATTGCAGGGATCATCACATTTGTTATAACTTCCGTCATGTGTGGTTTTGCAACCAATATGTTTCAATTGATCCTATTTAGAGGACTTCAGGGAATTGGTGGGGGAATTTTAATATCCCTACCATTTATAGTGGTTGGAGAAATTTTCAGCCCCAGAGAACGGGCCAAATATATGGGGATACTCGCATCAGTTTTTGGTCTTGCAGACGTTTTGGGGCCAATTATTGGTGGTGTAATTACAGATTCCTTCGGTTGGAGATGGGTGTTTTTTATAAATGTTCCAGTTGGGATCGCTGCTGTAACCATGATTCTTTATTCGCTTCCAAACTTTAAATTGCCAGATGTTAAAAAGATCATAGATTATTCTGGGATTATCACCTTTACATTAGCTTTAAGCACAATTTTCTTTGCAATAACACTTGCAGGAGATATTAATAAATATCCGCTAGATGAGATGGCTGTACTCATTGTATTTTCAATATTCATGTTTGCATTGTTTGTATTGGCTGAGAAAAAAGCAGTAGAACCTATTTTGCCTTTAAATCTTTTTAAAAATTCAATATTTAATGTATCATCATTAGAAAGTTTTATAGCAAGTGCATTGATGTTTAGTGGGATAATTTATGTCCCATTATTTGCACAAGGTGTTTTAGGTATGAGTGCTACAAATTCTGGACTTATAATGATTCCTATGTTTCTAAGTCTTACAATAACCTCAATAATCACTGGACAAATCATATCAAAGACAGGAAAATATAAAAATCTTGTCATTGTTGAATTTGTTATAACAGGAATAGGGGTTATACTTCTTGCTACAATGAATGTGAATACACCATATTATCTGTTATTAGCATATTCAACTGTCCTTGGTATAGGTTCGGGAATGGCTTATAACATATTCAATGTAGCAGTGCAGAACGCATTTGCCCTTCGAGAAATAGGTATTGTAACAGCTTCTATGCGGTTTTTCAGAAATGTAGGCACTATAGTATCCGTTCCAATATTTGGATACATAATGAATTTCACTTTAGGAAGTTCAAACGCAGTTACATTGAGTAAAACTCAAGCTTTGGTACTATCTATCCAGAATATTTTCATTGTAGCTATTTTATTATCATTTGTAGGGCTGGTTGTTGCATTCTTCCTTAAAGAAATACCTTTAGGGGAGAATATGCTTATGACTCAAGAAGAAGTTAGTGAAGGACAGCTAGAAAAAGCGAAATAA